In Phreatobacter stygius, a genomic segment contains:
- a CDS encoding Hsp33 family molecular chaperone, with translation MSTVPDLTHGADDIVVPFHVDELDLRGRVARLGRSATTIIDRHGYPPEVSRLLAEATALTVLLGSGLKFDGRLILQTQTDGPVRMLVVDVTTPDKVRALARFDAGKVAEAAAAGRADPASLLGSGQLVMTIDQGAETQRYQGIVSLDGQGLEQAADQYFRQSEQIETRVRLAAAEELVPGENGPSRAWRAGGMLVQHVPKAGSAITRDLAPGDAPDGTPLPEPDEAWAEARALTDTIGDDELVDRTVSPERLLFRLFHERGVRVFDAQGVSDHCTCSRDKIENIVRSFTPQERHDMVEHGAITVTCEYCSTSYKFAPAEFDPAE, from the coding sequence ATGTCCACTGTCCCCGATCTCACCCACGGCGCCGACGACATTGTCGTGCCCTTTCACGTCGACGAGCTCGACCTGCGCGGCCGCGTGGCGCGCCTTGGCCGCTCCGCGACCACCATCATCGACCGCCACGGCTACCCGCCGGAGGTGTCGCGCCTGCTTGCCGAGGCCACCGCGCTGACCGTGCTGCTCGGCTCGGGCCTCAAATTCGACGGCCGGCTGATCCTGCAGACGCAGACCGACGGCCCGGTCCGCATGCTGGTGGTCGATGTCACCACGCCCGACAAGGTCAGGGCGCTCGCCCGCTTCGATGCTGGCAAGGTTGCCGAGGCGGCCGCAGCCGGCCGCGCCGATCCGGCCAGCCTGCTGGGCAGCGGACAATTGGTGATGACCATCGACCAGGGCGCCGAAACGCAGCGCTACCAAGGTATCGTCTCACTCGACGGCCAGGGACTGGAACAGGCGGCGGACCAATATTTCCGCCAGTCGGAGCAGATCGAGACGCGGGTCAGGCTCGCCGCGGCCGAAGAGCTGGTGCCCGGCGAGAACGGTCCGAGCCGCGCCTGGCGTGCCGGCGGCATGCTGGTCCAGCACGTGCCGAAAGCCGGCAGCGCGATCACCCGCGACCTCGCGCCCGGCGACGCGCCGGACGGCACGCCCCTGCCCGAGCCGGATGAGGCCTGGGCCGAAGCCCGCGCGCTGACCGACACGATCGGCGACGACGAGCTGGTCGACCGCACCGTATCGCCCGAGCGGTTGCTGTTCCGCCTGTTTCACGAACGCGGGGTCCGGGTGTTCGACGCGCAGGGCGTGTCGGACCACTGCACCTGCTCGCGCGACAAGATCGAGAACATCGTGCGCAGCTTCACGCCTCAGGAGCGTCACGACATGGTCGAGCACGGCGCGATCACGGTGACCTGCGAATATTGCTCGACCAGCTACAAATTCGCTCCGGCCGAGTTCGACCCGGCCGAGTGA
- a CDS encoding L,D-transpeptidase, with protein MRRILPILATTATLLLSATAAQAQFLFFGNQNTQQVMIDPATGQPMRQTPRTDGGPRVGASAIPRETVSYAGGHAPGTVIISTQERRLYLVQPGRTAIRYGVGVGRPGFAWAGVKSITRKAEWPDWRPPAQMLRRRPDLPRFMAGGPQNPLGARALYLGSSLYRIHGSNEPHTIGTAVSSGCFRMTNEDVMDLYARVRVGTRVVVTR; from the coding sequence ATGCGGCGCATTCTGCCAATTCTCGCCACCACGGCGACGCTCCTGCTGTCGGCGACCGCCGCGCAGGCGCAGTTTCTGTTCTTCGGAAATCAGAACACCCAGCAGGTCATGATCGACCCGGCCACCGGCCAGCCGATGCGCCAGACGCCGCGCACCGATGGCGGCCCGCGTGTCGGCGCCAGCGCCATCCCGCGCGAGACGGTGTCTTATGCCGGTGGACATGCGCCGGGCACGGTCATCATTTCCACCCAGGAGCGCCGGCTTTATCTCGTCCAGCCGGGCCGCACCGCCATTCGCTATGGCGTCGGCGTCGGCCGCCCGGGCTTCGCCTGGGCCGGCGTGAAGTCGATCACCCGCAAAGCCGAGTGGCCGGATTGGCGTCCGCCGGCGCAGATGCTGCGCCGCCGCCCCGATCTGCCCCGCTTCATGGCCGGCGGCCCGCAGAACCCGCTCGGCGCCCGGGCGCTCTATCTCGGTTCTTCGCTCTACCGCATCCACGGGTCCAACGAGCCGCACACGATCGGCACGGCCGTGTCGTCGGGCTGCTTCCGCATGACCAACGAGGACGTGATGGATCTCTACGCCCGCGTCCGCGTCGGCACCCGGGTGGTCGTCACCCGCTGA
- a CDS encoding ATP-dependent helicase produces MADPVTHRQPSLAERAMAARGEAAAIGYLANLNPEQRAAVETIDGPVLVLAGAGTGKTRVLTTRIAHILASRRAFPGEILAVTFTNKAAREMKERIGHLVGEAVEGMPWLGTFHATGVKMLRRHAELVGLKPGFSILDTDDQIRLLRQLIQAENIDEKRWPARVLAGAIDGWKNRALTPDKVPAGEGGAYANGLGVKLYKDYQDRLKVLNAVDFGDLLLEVIRLFRENPDVLAHYQQRFKFLLVDEYQDTNVAQYLWLRLLAQRQEGRPQNICCVGDDDQSIYGWRGAEVDNILRFDKDFPGATVIRLERNYRSTGHILAAASHLIAHNEGRLGKTLFTDGEDGERPTLTSVWDSEEEARSVGEEIEQLQRQGHALNEMAILVRASFQMREFEDRFITIGLPYRVIGGPRFYERLEIRDALAYLRCVAQPADDLAFERIVNTPKRGLGDATLQLLHDHARARNVPLMQAARVMVETEEFKPKARNALKSLIDAFDGWAAKLDTLPHQELAELVLDESGYTEMWQKDRTAEAAGRLENLKELVRSMEEFENLAGFLEHIALVTDARGEGESDDAVSIMTLHSAKGLEFDSVFLPGWEEGLFPHQRALDESGRAGLEEERRLAYVGITRARRNARIYFAGNRRIHGLWQSTVPSRFVNELPEGHVTIAEGLGTSGYGGMGRGGFGESRFDKAGAFSSTYATPGWQRAQAQKSLADAQGRFTGRSGSQAFGSTFAEGRGGFQGRLTERSGGGRTIDGELVAKSTGEPSRHKVGDRVFHLKFGYGEVVAADGNKLTVQFDKAGEKKVVDSFVEAA; encoded by the coding sequence ATGGCCGACCCCGTGACCCATCGCCAGCCGAGCCTCGCCGAACGGGCGATGGCCGCGCGTGGCGAGGCGGCGGCGATCGGCTATCTCGCCAATCTGAATCCCGAACAGCGTGCCGCCGTCGAGACGATCGACGGGCCGGTGCTGGTTCTGGCCGGCGCCGGCACGGGCAAGACCCGGGTGCTGACCACCCGCATCGCCCATATCCTGGCGAGCCGGCGCGCCTTCCCGGGCGAGATCCTGGCGGTGACCTTCACCAACAAGGCCGCGCGCGAGATGAAGGAGCGCATTGGCCACCTGGTCGGCGAGGCGGTCGAAGGCATGCCCTGGCTCGGCACCTTTCACGCAACCGGCGTCAAGATGTTGCGTCGGCATGCCGAATTGGTCGGCCTGAAGCCGGGCTTTTCGATCCTCGATACCGACGACCAGATCCGCCTGTTGAGGCAATTGATCCAGGCCGAAAATATCGACGAGAAGCGCTGGCCGGCGCGGGTGCTGGCGGGCGCCATCGATGGCTGGAAGAACCGGGCGCTCACGCCGGACAAGGTGCCGGCGGGCGAAGGCGGCGCTTATGCCAACGGCCTCGGCGTCAAGCTCTACAAGGACTATCAAGACCGGCTGAAAGTGCTGAACGCCGTCGATTTCGGCGACCTGCTGCTGGAAGTCATCCGGCTGTTCCGCGAGAATCCGGATGTGCTGGCGCACTACCAGCAGCGGTTCAAGTTCCTCCTGGTCGACGAGTATCAGGACACCAACGTGGCGCAATATCTGTGGTTGCGCCTGCTGGCCCAGCGCCAGGAGGGCCGGCCGCAGAACATCTGCTGCGTCGGCGACGACGATCAGTCGATCTATGGCTGGCGCGGTGCCGAAGTCGACAACATCCTGCGCTTCGACAAGGATTTTCCCGGCGCCACCGTCATCCGGCTCGAGCGCAATTACCGCTCGACTGGCCATATCCTGGCCGCCGCCTCTCATCTGATCGCCCATAACGAGGGCCGGCTCGGCAAGACGCTGTTCACCGACGGCGAAGACGGCGAGCGGCCGACACTGACCTCGGTCTGGGATTCGGAGGAAGAGGCGCGTTCGGTCGGCGAGGAGATCGAACAGTTGCAGCGCCAGGGCCACGCCCTGAACGAGATGGCGATCCTGGTGCGGGCCTCGTTCCAGATGCGCGAGTTCGAAGATCGCTTCATCACCATTGGCCTGCCCTATCGGGTCATCGGTGGCCCGCGCTTCTACGAGCGGCTGGAGATCCGCGATGCGCTCGCCTATCTGCGCTGCGTCGCTCAGCCGGCCGACGACCTGGCCTTCGAACGCATCGTCAACACGCCGAAGCGCGGCCTGGGCGATGCCACGCTGCAGCTTCTGCACGACCATGCCCGCGCCCGGAACGTGCCGCTCATGCAGGCCGCCAGGGTCATGGTCGAGACCGAGGAATTCAAGCCCAAGGCGCGCAATGCGCTGAAGTCGCTGATCGACGCCTTCGACGGCTGGGCCGCCAAGCTCGACACGCTGCCGCATCAGGAGCTCGCCGAACTGGTGCTCGACGAGAGCGGCTATACCGAGATGTGGCAGAAGGACCGCACGGCCGAGGCCGCCGGGCGGCTGGAAAACCTCAAGGAACTGGTCCGTTCCATGGAAGAGTTCGAAAACCTCGCCGGCTTCCTCGAACATATCGCGCTGGTCACCGATGCGCGTGGCGAAGGCGAGAGCGACGATGCCGTGTCGATCATGACGCTGCATTCGGCCAAGGGGCTGGAATTCGACTCTGTCTTCCTGCCCGGCTGGGAGGAGGGGCTGTTTCCGCATCAGCGCGCGCTCGACGAGAGCGGCCGCGCCGGCCTCGAGGAAGAACGCCGGCTCGCCTATGTCGGCATCACCCGCGCGCGCCGCAATGCCAGGATCTATTTCGCCGGCAACCGGCGCATTCACGGCCTGTGGCAATCGACGGTGCCGAGCCGTTTCGTCAACGAACTGCCGGAAGGCCATGTGACGATTGCCGAAGGCCTTGGCACGTCAGGTTACGGCGGCATGGGCCGCGGCGGCTTCGGCGAGAGCCGGTTCGACAAGGCCGGGGCTTTCTCCTCGACCTATGCCACGCCCGGCTGGCAGCGCGCCCAGGCGCAGAAGTCGCTGGCCGATGCGCAAGGCCGTTTCACCGGCCGTTCCGGCAGCCAGGCCTTCGGCTCGACCTTCGCGGAGGGCCGCGGCGGCTTCCAGGGCCGGCTGACCGAACGCTCCGGCGGCGGCCGCACCATCGATGGCGAACTCGTCGCCAAATCGACCGGCGAACCCTCGCGCCACAAGGTCGGCGACAGGGTGTTCCACTTGAAGTTCGGTTATGGCGAAGTGGTCGCGGCCGACGGCAACAAGCTCACCGTCCAGTTCGACAAGGCCGGCGAGAAGAAGGTGGTCGACAGCTTCGTCGAGGCGGCGTGA
- a CDS encoding type II toxin-antitoxin system HicB family antitoxin → MIHYLAIVEDEGPEFAVGVWFPDLPGCTSAGDTVEEAMLNAREVVALYLEDFPADGKPNPSPRSLAEIKADPEHADDVVKYIVALIPFDPVPHRVAAE, encoded by the coding sequence ATGATCCACTATCTCGCGATTGTTGAGGATGAAGGGCCCGAATTCGCCGTTGGCGTCTGGTTTCCCGACTTGCCTGGCTGCACTTCGGCCGGCGATACGGTTGAGGAGGCCATGTTGAACGCCCGCGAGGTGGTCGCGCTTTATCTCGAGGATTTTCCGGCCGACGGAAAGCCCAATCCCAGCCCGCGCTCATTGGCGGAGATCAAGGCCGATCCTGAGCATGCGGATGATGTTGTGAAATATATCGTTGCCTTGATCCCGTTTGATCCGGTGCCGCACCGGGTCGCAGCGGAGTGA
- a CDS encoding 50S ribosomal protein L11 methyltransferase: protein MLEGLHPTSPTHLMRLETSERAARRVADIVSETFDPAETAVAAFEAPDGKIWLVEVFFREQPDEANVRELVRVAAGEAVAACLTFHAIESKDWVRTSLDGLKPVVAGRFTVYGSHDRDQVAVNAIPIEIEAALAFGTGHHGTTLGCLRAIDALAKRRRAFRPLDVGTGTGVLAIAAGLRHRVAVLASDIDQVSVAAARDNAVLNKARTYVHAIHAAGLKDARFRYGAPYDLVLANILPRPLVGLATDLVRLIAPGGTVVLSGIIPPHANMVISAYRTRGLRLVSRQEIEGWVTLTMQK from the coding sequence ATGCTTGAAGGCCTGCACCCGACCTCCCCGACCCATCTGATGCGTCTCGAAACCTCCGAGCGCGCCGCCCGCCGTGTCGCCGATATCGTCTCGGAGACCTTCGACCCGGCCGAAACGGCGGTTGCCGCCTTCGAGGCGCCCGACGGCAAGATCTGGCTGGTCGAGGTGTTTTTCCGCGAACAGCCCGACGAGGCCAATGTGCGTGAACTGGTGCGGGTGGCGGCCGGCGAGGCCGTCGCCGCCTGCCTGACCTTCCATGCCATCGAGAGCAAGGACTGGGTGCGCACCTCGCTCGACGGTCTCAAACCCGTCGTCGCCGGCCGCTTCACCGTTTACGGCTCCCATGACCGCGACCAGGTGGCGGTCAATGCCATCCCGATCGAGATCGAGGCGGCGCTCGCCTTCGGCACCGGCCACCATGGCACGACGCTCGGCTGCCTGCGCGCCATCGATGCGCTGGCCAAGCGCCGGCGGGCCTTCCGGCCGCTCGACGTCGGCACCGGCACCGGCGTGCTGGCGATCGCGGCCGGCTTGCGCCACCGGGTGGCGGTGCTCGCCTCCGACATCGACCAGGTCTCGGTCGCCGCGGCGCGCGACAATGCCGTGCTCAACAAGGCCCGCACTTACGTCCATGCCATCCATGCCGCCGGGTTGAAGGATGCGCGCTTCCGTTATGGCGCGCCTTATGACCTGGTGCTCGCCAATATCCTGCCGCGTCCGCTGGTCGGGCTAGCAACCGATCTGGTCCGCCTGATCGCGCCCGGCGGCACGGTCGTGCTGTCGGGCATCATTCCGCCCCACGCCAATATGGTGATCTCGGCCTATCGCACCCGCGGCCTCAGGCTGGTCTCGCGCCAGGAGATCGAGGGCTGGGTCACGCTGACCATGCAGAAGTAA
- a CDS encoding penicillin acylase family protein — MMRIALRIAKWSGLFVALLALAGIGAGLWYWYAVEPKVSGTVTLPGFDRPVEIIRDKEGVAHIFAATDTDAAAALGFVHAQDRLWQLEMNRRIAAGRLSEIVGEPGLETDRFLRTIGIRRTAEAIYRNIDAETRAQLLAYSRGVNAFIETSNAPLPPEFYVLRAPAPEPWSPVDSIGWSLMMALDLGGNLSSEIMRLRLAQSGMAMDRIGEILPPYPGEAWPRLADYTALYRGLAPETRRAAQAIRGLELGLEGVGSNNWVVSGARAESGRPLLANDPHLGLSAPALWYFARMTSPSGTVIGATLPGAPGVVLGRNERIAWGFTNTNPDVQDIYIERLDARDPAVYQAPDGWRRFETVEERIRVRGGADQVMTVRISRHGPIISDGASRGATAGAPRGYALALQWTALRPDNLTIQAAARINAARNWDEFLAAARHFHSPQQNMVYADIDGNIGFIAAGRVPVRKPENDLGGLFPAPGWDARYDWAGFIPFEQLPREFNPERGYRATANERITAEGYPHFITYEWASPHRANRINELLTARDKHSLDSFRAIQADHRSNAVREILPLLLAAPAAGQRERQVIDRLRGFDGAMAVDRAEPLVVTAWMRELTRLVYADELGPALFADYWDQRQVFMMAVLSGQGGQGAWCNRRGAAEPTTCESLISRALVLALDDLEKRYGADRAAWRWGAAHDARSEHRPFARVAQLARFFDLRVPVPGDTYTVNVNRHTIRTEAEPFVSRHGASLRALYDFADLERSLFIHSTGQSGLVSSSLYRNFSDRWARVDYIPMRTRRADIERDAIGTLTIRPR; from the coding sequence ATGATGCGCATCGCCCTTCGGATCGCGAAATGGTCAGGGCTCTTCGTCGCCTTGCTGGCGCTGGCCGGGATCGGCGCCGGCCTTTGGTACTGGTATGCGGTGGAGCCCAAGGTTTCCGGGACCGTGACGCTGCCGGGCTTCGATCGGCCGGTCGAAATCATCAGGGACAAGGAAGGCGTCGCCCACATCTTCGCCGCGACCGATACCGATGCGGCGGCGGCCCTCGGCTTCGTCCATGCCCAGGACCGGTTGTGGCAACTCGAGATGAACCGCCGCATCGCCGCGGGGCGGCTCTCCGAGATCGTCGGCGAGCCGGGGCTGGAGACCGACCGGTTCCTGCGCACCATCGGCATCCGCCGCACGGCGGAAGCGATCTACCGCAATATCGACGCCGAGACGCGCGCCCAGCTGCTGGCCTATTCGCGCGGCGTCAATGCCTTCATCGAGACCAGCAATGCGCCGCTGCCACCCGAATTCTACGTCCTGCGCGCGCCGGCACCCGAGCCCTGGTCGCCAGTCGATTCGATCGGCTGGTCCTTGATGATGGCGCTCGATCTCGGCGGCAACCTGTCGTCCGAGATCATGCGGCTGAGGCTGGCCCAGTCCGGCATGGCGATGGACCGGATCGGCGAGATCCTGCCGCCCTATCCGGGCGAAGCCTGGCCGAGGCTCGCCGACTATACCGCGCTCTATCGGGGCCTGGCGCCGGAGACCCGCCGCGCGGCGCAAGCAATCCGCGGCCTGGAACTCGGCCTCGAAGGTGTCGGCTCGAACAATTGGGTGGTTTCGGGCGCCCGCGCCGAATCCGGCCGGCCCTTGCTCGCCAATGATCCGCATCTTGGCCTCTCGGCTCCGGCGCTCTGGTATTTCGCGCGGATGACCTCGCCGTCCGGTACGGTGATCGGCGCCACCTTGCCGGGCGCGCCCGGCGTCGTCCTCGGCCGCAACGAGCGCATTGCCTGGGGCTTCACCAATACCAACCCGGATGTCCAGGACATCTATATCGAGCGGCTCGATGCGCGCGATCCCGCGGTCTATCAGGCGCCCGACGGCTGGCGGCGCTTCGAGACGGTGGAGGAACGCATTCGCGTGCGTGGCGGTGCCGATCAGGTGATGACCGTGCGCATCTCCAGGCACGGCCCGATCATCTCGGACGGCGCGTCGCGCGGTGCGACCGCCGGTGCGCCGCGAGGTTATGCGCTGGCGCTGCAATGGACCGCGCTCAGGCCCGACAACCTGACGATCCAGGCCGCCGCCCGCATCAATGCGGCGCGGAACTGGGACGAGTTCCTGGCCGCCGCGCGCCATTTCCATTCACCCCAGCAGAACATGGTCTATGCCGATATCGACGGCAATATCGGCTTCATCGCGGCCGGCCGGGTGCCCGTGCGCAAACCCGAAAACGACCTGGGCGGGCTGTTTCCGGCGCCGGGATGGGACGCCCGCTACGATTGGGCCGGCTTCATCCCGTTCGAGCAGTTGCCGCGGGAGTTCAATCCCGAGCGCGGTTACCGTGCGACCGCCAACGAACGGATCACCGCCGAAGGCTATCCCCATTTCATCACCTATGAATGGGCTTCGCCACACCGCGCCAATCGCATCAATGAACTGCTGACCGCGCGTGACAAGCACTCCCTCGACAGCTTCCGGGCAATCCAGGCCGACCACCGCTCCAATGCGGTGCGCGAGATCCTGCCGCTGTTGCTGGCGGCGCCCGCGGCCGGCCAGCGCGAGCGCCAGGTGATCGATCGGCTGCGCGGTTTCGACGGCGCCATGGCCGTCGACCGGGCCGAGCCGCTGGTCGTCACCGCCTGGATGCGTGAGCTGACCCGTCTGGTCTATGCCGACGAACTGGGACCGGCCCTGTTCGCGGACTACTGGGACCAGCGACAGGTGTTCATGATGGCGGTGCTATCAGGCCAGGGCGGCCAGGGTGCCTGGTGCAACCGGCGCGGCGCGGCCGAACCGACGACCTGCGAGAGCCTGATCAGCCGTGCGCTGGTGCTGGCCCTCGACGATCTGGAGAAACGTTACGGCGCCGACCGTGCCGCCTGGCGTTGGGGTGCCGCACATGACGCCCGTTCCGAGCACCGGCCGTTCGCGCGGGTCGCCCAGCTCGCCCGCTTTTTCGACCTGCGTGTGCCGGTTCCCGGCGACACCTATACGGTCAACGTCAACCGGCACACCATTCGGACCGAGGCGGAGCCCTTCGTGTCGCGCCATGGCGCGAGCCTCAGGGCGCTTTATGATTTCGCCGACCTCGAGCGGTCACTGTTCATCCACTCGACCGGCCAGTCGGGATTGGTCTCGTCATCGCTCTACCGCAATTTCTCCGACCGCTGGGCGCGGGTGGATTACATTCCGATGCGGACGCGGCGCGCCGACATCGAGCGCGACGCCATCGGCACGTTGACCATCCGGCCGCGCTAG
- a CDS encoding glutathione S-transferase family protein yields MNDTITLFHAPQTRSTGTRILLEELGAPYKLHVINRKVGEQRSQEYLAVNPLGKVPVIRHGEALVTEQVAINLYLADLFPKAGLAPALNDPARGPYLRWMVYYGSCYEPAVVDRVMKRDPGPPALSPYGDFDSMFEMLVKQLSVNAYVLGPDFSAADVLWGTALKWTTGYGLIPERPVITDYVNRVNARPAFEKVYGLDVELAAEHQVAADAAKAEQ; encoded by the coding sequence ATGAACGACACGATCACCCTGTTCCATGCGCCGCAGACACGCTCGACCGGCACCCGCATTCTGCTGGAGGAACTGGGCGCGCCCTATAAGCTGCATGTGATCAACAGAAAGGTCGGCGAGCAACGGAGCCAGGAATATCTGGCGGTCAACCCGCTCGGAAAGGTGCCGGTCATCCGCCACGGCGAAGCGTTGGTGACCGAACAAGTGGCGATCAACCTCTATCTCGCCGACCTGTTTCCCAAAGCTGGTCTGGCGCCCGCGCTGAACGATCCGGCGCGCGGCCCTTATCTGCGCTGGATGGTCTATTACGGTTCCTGCTACGAGCCGGCGGTCGTCGATCGCGTCATGAAGCGTGATCCGGGGCCACCGGCTTTGTCACCTTATGGCGACTTCGACTCGATGTTCGAAATGCTGGTCAAGCAACTGTCGGTCAATGCCTATGTGCTCGGTCCGGATTTCAGCGCCGCCGACGTGCTCTGGGGCACCGCCTTGAAATGGACGACCGGCTACGGGCTGATACCGGAACGGCCGGTGATCACCGACTATGTCAACCGGGTCAATGCGCGGCCGGCCTTCGAGAAGGTCTACGGGCTGGATGTCGAACTTGCGGCCGAGCATCAGGTGGCGGCGGACGCCGCCAAGGCGGAGCAGTAG
- a CDS encoding SgcJ/EcaC family oxidoreductase, translating into MSFAASAWLCLLPGAAEAGPKEDAYAALQTWEAAFNSSDINVLAPIYLPDATVQGIISSTLIVGEAALREYFMAPLRARAQVRLGDMSAQQLSDEAVVLTGYDEFSATLPDGKSISIPGRYTFVMVRRNGQWKIAHQHSSSRFRPQ; encoded by the coding sequence TTGTCCTTTGCCGCAAGTGCATGGCTCTGTTTGTTGCCGGGAGCTGCGGAAGCCGGGCCAAAAGAAGACGCCTATGCCGCATTGCAGACGTGGGAGGCCGCGTTCAATTCAAGCGACATCAACGTGTTGGCGCCGATCTACCTGCCCGATGCGACCGTGCAGGGCATCATCAGCTCGACGCTGATCGTCGGCGAGGCGGCCTTGCGCGAATATTTCATGGCGCCACTGCGCGCCCGGGCTCAGGTCAGGCTCGGCGATATGTCGGCGCAGCAACTCTCCGACGAGGCCGTGGTGCTGACCGGCTATGACGAGTTTTCCGCGACGCTGCCCGACGGAAAGTCGATCTCCATTCCCGGCCGCTACACCTTCGTGATGGTGCGGCGGAACGGCCAGTGGAAGATCGCCCATCAGCATTCGTCATCGCGCTTCAGGCCGCAGTGA